One region of Carassius carassius chromosome 41, fCarCar2.1, whole genome shotgun sequence genomic DNA includes:
- the aplp1 gene encoding amyloid beta precursor like protein 1 isoform X1, with protein sequence MGQKTPLILMTLLSYCVWRDEALAMTEVNGPVSPHLAEPQIAMFCGRQLLHINTESGQWEPDPQGRQGCFTQPSKILSYCQEMYPGLQISHVEEASSPATIPGWCKKGWGHCQTRSFIVVPYRCLVGEYVSEALLVPDRCRFLHQEQMDSCESYVYWHNIAKEACTADSLELHSYGMLLPCGDRFRGVEYVCCPGRAGSSGRGETETTNTVQGETTPFVSMAGEKVLTSVKTMPPIPSPSPETDIEEDDMEEEEEEVVEEEAEEEEEEEEGNDEDPAEAEETEEEEAATKVKDQEDYEYPIDSHFQGQDYMDNFYYDKNLQSAKAFTQPQTRTDSRESYPRPTDGVDVYFEMPGDDSEHASFLRAKLDLEERRMKRINEIMKEWAEADNQSKNLPKSDRQALNEHFQSVLQTLEEQVAGERQRLVETHLARVVATLNNNRRLALESYLSAVQSDPPQPDRVLQALKRYMAAEQKDRRHTLRHYQHIESADPQKAEQMKFQVYTHLHVIEERMNQSLALLYKVPGLAEKLHDEIQELVRTERGDISELMTTSFSETRTTEELLPAESEEERDDEEEEDRAFQNRPYPPRIDPQPNEKKVSSVDEYDYTTSERGPTYEYEEKINTSVELKQVVYKSPGIQRDELQPDVLETFNRGAMVGLLVVAVAIAMVMVISLLLIRRKPYGTISHGIVEQVDPMLTPEERQLNKMQNHGYENPTYKFFEQMN encoded by the exons GCCCTGGCCATGACGGAGGTGAATGGACCGGTTAGTCCTCATCTGGCAGAACCTCAGATTGCCATGTTTTGTGGCCGTCAGCTTCTACACATAAACACCGAGAGTGGACAGTGGGAACCAGATCCTCAGGGGCGACAGGGATGCTTCACCCAGCCCAGCAAGATCCTGTCATACTGCCAGGAG ATGTATCCAGGACTACAGATCTCCCATGTGGAAGAGGCCTCCTCTCCAGCGACCATCCCGGGCTGGTGTAAGAAGGGCTGGGGTCACTGTCAGACCCGCTCCTTCATCGTCGTGCCCTACCGTTGTCTGG TGGGTGAGTATGTCAGTGAGGCACTCTTGGTTCCGGATCGTTGCCGTTTCTTACACCAGGAGCAGATGGATTCTTGTGAGAGCTACGTGTACTGGCACAACATCGCCAAAGAG GCCTGCACAGCTGACAGTCTGGAGCTGCACAGTTATGGGATGTTGTTGCCATGCGGTGACCGTTTCCGTGGGGTGGAGTACGTCTGCTGTCCTGGAAGGGCAGGATCCAGTGGACGGGGAGAGACAGAGACTACAAACACTGTACAGGGAGAAACAACACCTTTCGTGTCCATGGCTGGAGAAAAAGTGCTCACCAG TGTGAAAACGATGCCACCCATTCCCAGTCCCTCTCCCGAGACCGACATCGAGGAAGATGAtatggaggaggaagaggaagaggtagTAGAGGAAGAagcagaggaagaagaagaagaggaggaaggcaATGATGAAGATCCAGCTGAGGCAGAGGAAACTGAAGAGGAGGAAGCCGCAACGAAGGTGAAGGACCAAGAAGACTATGAGTATCCCATTGACTCTCATTTCCAAGGCCAAGACTACATGGACAACTTCTACTACGACAAGAACCTCCAGTCTGCCAAAGCCTTCACCCAGCCTCAAACAAGGACGGACAGCCGTGAGTCTTA TCCTCGTCCTACAGATGGAGTGGATGTTTACTTCGAGATGCCGGGCGACGACAGTGAACATGCCAGCTTCCTACGTGCCAAGTTGGACCTGGAGGAACGGCGAATGAAACGCATCAATGAG ATCATGAAGGAGTGGGCAGAGGCAGACAACCAGTCAAAGAACCTGCCCAAGTCAGACCGCCAGGCACTGAACGAG CATTTCCAGTCTGTTTTACAGACCCTTGAGGAGCAGGTAGCGGGTGAGAGGCAGAGGCTGGTGGAGACGCACCTGGCCCGCGTTGTTGCCACCCTGAATAACAACCGTAGACTGGCTCTGGAGAGCTATCTGAGCGCTGTGCAGAGCGACCCTCCACAG CCGGACCGTGTTCTTCAGGCTCTGAAGCGTTATATGGCCGCAGAGCAGAAGGACAGACGACACACTCTACGTCATTACCAGCACATTGAGTCCGCCGACCCTCAGAAAGCTGAGCAGATGAAATTCCAG GTCTACACACACCTGCATGTGATCGAAGAGAGGATGAACCAGAGCCTGGCTCTGCTATACAAGGTCCCTGGCCTGGCTGAAAAACTTCACGATGAGATCC AGGAGTTAGTGAGAACAGAGAGGGGGGACATCAGCGAACTCATGACCACTTCCTTTTCTGAGACGCGCACCACTGAAGAGTTGCTTCCTGCCGAGAGTGAAGAGGAGCGAGATGATGAGGAGGAAGAAGACAGAGCTTTTCAGAATCGCCCCTACCCACCACGCATCG ACCCCCAGCCTaatgaaaaaaaag TTTCATCAGTGGATGAGTATGACTACACCACCTCTGAGAGAGGACCAACTTATGAATATGAGGAGAAG ATCAACACCTCTGTGGAGCTGAAACAGGTGGTCTACAAGTCTCCAGGAATCCAGAGAGATGAGCTG CAGCCGGATGTTTTGGAGACATTTAACCGTGGGGCAATGGTGGGGCTTCTAGTGGTCGCCGTGGCTATCGCTATGGTGATGGTCATCAGCTTGTTACTAATTCGCCGTAAGCCTTATGGAACCATCAGTCATGGCATAGTGGAG CAGGTCGACCCCATGCTGACCCCCGAGGAGAGACAGCTGAATAAGATGCAGAATCACGGCTATGAAAACCCCACTTACAAATTCTTCGAGCAAATGAACTGA
- the aplp1 gene encoding amyloid beta precursor like protein 1 isoform X3 — protein MGQKTPLILMTLLSYCVWRDEALAMTEVNGPVSPHLAEPQIAMFCGRQLLHINTESGQWEPDPQGRQGCFTQPSKILSYCQEMYPGLQISHVEEASSPATIPGWCKKGWGHCQTRSFIVVPYRCLVGEYVSEALLVPDRCRFLHQEQMDSCESYVYWHNIAKEACTADSLELHSYGMLLPCGDRFRGVEYVCCPGRAGSSGRGETETTNTVQGETTPFVSMAGEKVLTSVKTMPPIPSPSPETDIEEDDMEEEEEEVVEEEAEEEEEEEEGNDEDPAEAEETEEEEAATKVKDQEDYEYPIDSHFQGQDYMDNFYYDKNLQSAKAFTQPQTRTDSRESYPRPTDGVDVYFEMPGDDSEHASFLRAKLDLEERRMKRINEIMKEWAEADNQSKNLPKSDRQALNEHFQSVLQTLEEQVAGERQRLVETHLARVVATLNNNRRLALESYLSAVQSDPPQPDRVLQALKRYMAAEQKDRRHTLRHYQHIESADPQKAEQMKFQVYTHLHVIEERMNQSLALLYKVPGLAEKLHDEIQELVRTERGDISELMTTSFSETRTTEELLPAESEEERDDEEEEDRAFQNRPYPPRIDPQPNEKKVSSVDEYDYTTSERGPTYEYEEKINTSVELKQVVYKSPGIQRDELQPDVLETFNRGAMVGLLVVAVAIAMVMVISLLLIRRKPYGTISHGIVEVDPMLTPEERQLNKMQNHGYENPTYKFFEQMN, from the exons GCCCTGGCCATGACGGAGGTGAATGGACCGGTTAGTCCTCATCTGGCAGAACCTCAGATTGCCATGTTTTGTGGCCGTCAGCTTCTACACATAAACACCGAGAGTGGACAGTGGGAACCAGATCCTCAGGGGCGACAGGGATGCTTCACCCAGCCCAGCAAGATCCTGTCATACTGCCAGGAG ATGTATCCAGGACTACAGATCTCCCATGTGGAAGAGGCCTCCTCTCCAGCGACCATCCCGGGCTGGTGTAAGAAGGGCTGGGGTCACTGTCAGACCCGCTCCTTCATCGTCGTGCCCTACCGTTGTCTGG TGGGTGAGTATGTCAGTGAGGCACTCTTGGTTCCGGATCGTTGCCGTTTCTTACACCAGGAGCAGATGGATTCTTGTGAGAGCTACGTGTACTGGCACAACATCGCCAAAGAG GCCTGCACAGCTGACAGTCTGGAGCTGCACAGTTATGGGATGTTGTTGCCATGCGGTGACCGTTTCCGTGGGGTGGAGTACGTCTGCTGTCCTGGAAGGGCAGGATCCAGTGGACGGGGAGAGACAGAGACTACAAACACTGTACAGGGAGAAACAACACCTTTCGTGTCCATGGCTGGAGAAAAAGTGCTCACCAG TGTGAAAACGATGCCACCCATTCCCAGTCCCTCTCCCGAGACCGACATCGAGGAAGATGAtatggaggaggaagaggaagaggtagTAGAGGAAGAagcagaggaagaagaagaagaggaggaaggcaATGATGAAGATCCAGCTGAGGCAGAGGAAACTGAAGAGGAGGAAGCCGCAACGAAGGTGAAGGACCAAGAAGACTATGAGTATCCCATTGACTCTCATTTCCAAGGCCAAGACTACATGGACAACTTCTACTACGACAAGAACCTCCAGTCTGCCAAAGCCTTCACCCAGCCTCAAACAAGGACGGACAGCCGTGAGTCTTA TCCTCGTCCTACAGATGGAGTGGATGTTTACTTCGAGATGCCGGGCGACGACAGTGAACATGCCAGCTTCCTACGTGCCAAGTTGGACCTGGAGGAACGGCGAATGAAACGCATCAATGAG ATCATGAAGGAGTGGGCAGAGGCAGACAACCAGTCAAAGAACCTGCCCAAGTCAGACCGCCAGGCACTGAACGAG CATTTCCAGTCTGTTTTACAGACCCTTGAGGAGCAGGTAGCGGGTGAGAGGCAGAGGCTGGTGGAGACGCACCTGGCCCGCGTTGTTGCCACCCTGAATAACAACCGTAGACTGGCTCTGGAGAGCTATCTGAGCGCTGTGCAGAGCGACCCTCCACAG CCGGACCGTGTTCTTCAGGCTCTGAAGCGTTATATGGCCGCAGAGCAGAAGGACAGACGACACACTCTACGTCATTACCAGCACATTGAGTCCGCCGACCCTCAGAAAGCTGAGCAGATGAAATTCCAG GTCTACACACACCTGCATGTGATCGAAGAGAGGATGAACCAGAGCCTGGCTCTGCTATACAAGGTCCCTGGCCTGGCTGAAAAACTTCACGATGAGATCC AGGAGTTAGTGAGAACAGAGAGGGGGGACATCAGCGAACTCATGACCACTTCCTTTTCTGAGACGCGCACCACTGAAGAGTTGCTTCCTGCCGAGAGTGAAGAGGAGCGAGATGATGAGGAGGAAGAAGACAGAGCTTTTCAGAATCGCCCCTACCCACCACGCATCG ACCCCCAGCCTaatgaaaaaaaag TTTCATCAGTGGATGAGTATGACTACACCACCTCTGAGAGAGGACCAACTTATGAATATGAGGAGAAG ATCAACACCTCTGTGGAGCTGAAACAGGTGGTCTACAAGTCTCCAGGAATCCAGAGAGATGAGCTG CAGCCGGATGTTTTGGAGACATTTAACCGTGGGGCAATGGTGGGGCTTCTAGTGGTCGCCGTGGCTATCGCTATGGTGATGGTCATCAGCTTGTTACTAATTCGCCGTAAGCCTTATGGAACCATCAGTCATGGCATAGTGGAG GTCGACCCCATGCTGACCCCCGAGGAGAGACAGCTGAATAAGATGCAGAATCACGGCTATGAAAACCCCACTTACAAATTCTTCGAGCAAATGAACTGA
- the aplp1 gene encoding amyloid beta precursor like protein 1 isoform X2 has product MGQKTPLILMTLLSYCVWRDEALAMTEVNGPVSPHLAEPQIAMFCGRQLLHINTESGQWEPDPQGRQGCFTQPSKILSYCQEMYPGLQISHVEEASSPATIPGWCKKGWGHCQTRSFIVVPYRCLVGEYVSEALLVPDRCRFLHQEQMDSCESYVYWHNIAKEACTADSLELHSYGMLLPCGDRFRGVEYVCCPGRAGSSGRGETETTNTVQGETTPFVSMAGEKVLTSVKTMPPIPSPSPETDIEEDDMEEEEEEVVEEEAEEEEEEEEGNDEDPAEAEETEEEEAATKVKDQEDYEYPIDSHFQGQDYMDNFYYDKNLQSAKAFTQPQTRTDSPPTPRPTDGVDVYFEMPGDDSEHASFLRAKLDLEERRMKRINEIMKEWAEADNQSKNLPKSDRQALNEHFQSVLQTLEEQVAGERQRLVETHLARVVATLNNNRRLALESYLSAVQSDPPQPDRVLQALKRYMAAEQKDRRHTLRHYQHIESADPQKAEQMKFQVYTHLHVIEERMNQSLALLYKVPGLAEKLHDEIQELVRTERGDISELMTTSFSETRTTEELLPAESEEERDDEEEEDRAFQNRPYPPRIDPQPNEKKVSSVDEYDYTTSERGPTYEYEEKINTSVELKQVVYKSPGIQRDELQPDVLETFNRGAMVGLLVVAVAIAMVMVISLLLIRRKPYGTISHGIVEQVDPMLTPEERQLNKMQNHGYENPTYKFFEQMN; this is encoded by the exons GCCCTGGCCATGACGGAGGTGAATGGACCGGTTAGTCCTCATCTGGCAGAACCTCAGATTGCCATGTTTTGTGGCCGTCAGCTTCTACACATAAACACCGAGAGTGGACAGTGGGAACCAGATCCTCAGGGGCGACAGGGATGCTTCACCCAGCCCAGCAAGATCCTGTCATACTGCCAGGAG ATGTATCCAGGACTACAGATCTCCCATGTGGAAGAGGCCTCCTCTCCAGCGACCATCCCGGGCTGGTGTAAGAAGGGCTGGGGTCACTGTCAGACCCGCTCCTTCATCGTCGTGCCCTACCGTTGTCTGG TGGGTGAGTATGTCAGTGAGGCACTCTTGGTTCCGGATCGTTGCCGTTTCTTACACCAGGAGCAGATGGATTCTTGTGAGAGCTACGTGTACTGGCACAACATCGCCAAAGAG GCCTGCACAGCTGACAGTCTGGAGCTGCACAGTTATGGGATGTTGTTGCCATGCGGTGACCGTTTCCGTGGGGTGGAGTACGTCTGCTGTCCTGGAAGGGCAGGATCCAGTGGACGGGGAGAGACAGAGACTACAAACACTGTACAGGGAGAAACAACACCTTTCGTGTCCATGGCTGGAGAAAAAGTGCTCACCAG TGTGAAAACGATGCCACCCATTCCCAGTCCCTCTCCCGAGACCGACATCGAGGAAGATGAtatggaggaggaagaggaagaggtagTAGAGGAAGAagcagaggaagaagaagaagaggaggaaggcaATGATGAAGATCCAGCTGAGGCAGAGGAAACTGAAGAGGAGGAAGCCGCAACGAAGGTGAAGGACCAAGAAGACTATGAGTATCCCATTGACTCTCATTTCCAAGGCCAAGACTACATGGACAACTTCTACTACGACAAGAACCTCCAGTCTGCCAAAGCCTTCACCCAGCCTCAAACAAGGACGGACAGCC CGCCCACTCCTCGTCCTACAGATGGAGTGGATGTTTACTTCGAGATGCCGGGCGACGACAGTGAACATGCCAGCTTCCTACGTGCCAAGTTGGACCTGGAGGAACGGCGAATGAAACGCATCAATGAG ATCATGAAGGAGTGGGCAGAGGCAGACAACCAGTCAAAGAACCTGCCCAAGTCAGACCGCCAGGCACTGAACGAG CATTTCCAGTCTGTTTTACAGACCCTTGAGGAGCAGGTAGCGGGTGAGAGGCAGAGGCTGGTGGAGACGCACCTGGCCCGCGTTGTTGCCACCCTGAATAACAACCGTAGACTGGCTCTGGAGAGCTATCTGAGCGCTGTGCAGAGCGACCCTCCACAG CCGGACCGTGTTCTTCAGGCTCTGAAGCGTTATATGGCCGCAGAGCAGAAGGACAGACGACACACTCTACGTCATTACCAGCACATTGAGTCCGCCGACCCTCAGAAAGCTGAGCAGATGAAATTCCAG GTCTACACACACCTGCATGTGATCGAAGAGAGGATGAACCAGAGCCTGGCTCTGCTATACAAGGTCCCTGGCCTGGCTGAAAAACTTCACGATGAGATCC AGGAGTTAGTGAGAACAGAGAGGGGGGACATCAGCGAACTCATGACCACTTCCTTTTCTGAGACGCGCACCACTGAAGAGTTGCTTCCTGCCGAGAGTGAAGAGGAGCGAGATGATGAGGAGGAAGAAGACAGAGCTTTTCAGAATCGCCCCTACCCACCACGCATCG ACCCCCAGCCTaatgaaaaaaaag TTTCATCAGTGGATGAGTATGACTACACCACCTCTGAGAGAGGACCAACTTATGAATATGAGGAGAAG ATCAACACCTCTGTGGAGCTGAAACAGGTGGTCTACAAGTCTCCAGGAATCCAGAGAGATGAGCTG CAGCCGGATGTTTTGGAGACATTTAACCGTGGGGCAATGGTGGGGCTTCTAGTGGTCGCCGTGGCTATCGCTATGGTGATGGTCATCAGCTTGTTACTAATTCGCCGTAAGCCTTATGGAACCATCAGTCATGGCATAGTGGAG CAGGTCGACCCCATGCTGACCCCCGAGGAGAGACAGCTGAATAAGATGCAGAATCACGGCTATGAAAACCCCACTTACAAATTCTTCGAGCAAATGAACTGA
- the aplp1 gene encoding amyloid beta precursor like protein 1 isoform X4, producing MGQKTPLILMTLLSYCVWRDEALAMTEVNGPVSPHLAEPQIAMFCGRQLLHINTESGQWEPDPQGRQGCFTQPSKILSYCQEMYPGLQISHVEEASSPATIPGWCKKGWGHCQTRSFIVVPYRCLVGEYVSEALLVPDRCRFLHQEQMDSCESYVYWHNIAKEACTADSLELHSYGMLLPCGDRFRGVEYVCCPGRAGSSGRGETETTNTVQGETTPFVSMAGEKVLTSVKTMPPIPSPSPETDIEEDDMEEEEEEVVEEEAEEEEEEEEGNDEDPAEAEETEEEEAATKVKDQEDYEYPIDSHFQGQDYMDNFYYDKNLQSAKAFTQPQTRTDSPPTPRPTDGVDVYFEMPGDDSEHASFLRAKLDLEERRMKRINEIMKEWAEADNQSKNLPKSDRQALNEHFQSVLQTLEEQVAGERQRLVETHLARVVATLNNNRRLALESYLSAVQSDPPQPDRVLQALKRYMAAEQKDRRHTLRHYQHIESADPQKAEQMKFQVYTHLHVIEERMNQSLALLYKVPGLAEKLHDEIQELVRTERGDISELMTTSFSETRTTEELLPAESEEERDDEEEEDRAFQNRPYPPRIDPQPNEKKVSSVDEYDYTTSERGPTYEYEEKINTSVELKQVVYKSPGIQRDELQPDVLETFNRGAMVGLLVVAVAIAMVMVISLLLIRRKPYGTISHGIVEVDPMLTPEERQLNKMQNHGYENPTYKFFEQMN from the exons GCCCTGGCCATGACGGAGGTGAATGGACCGGTTAGTCCTCATCTGGCAGAACCTCAGATTGCCATGTTTTGTGGCCGTCAGCTTCTACACATAAACACCGAGAGTGGACAGTGGGAACCAGATCCTCAGGGGCGACAGGGATGCTTCACCCAGCCCAGCAAGATCCTGTCATACTGCCAGGAG ATGTATCCAGGACTACAGATCTCCCATGTGGAAGAGGCCTCCTCTCCAGCGACCATCCCGGGCTGGTGTAAGAAGGGCTGGGGTCACTGTCAGACCCGCTCCTTCATCGTCGTGCCCTACCGTTGTCTGG TGGGTGAGTATGTCAGTGAGGCACTCTTGGTTCCGGATCGTTGCCGTTTCTTACACCAGGAGCAGATGGATTCTTGTGAGAGCTACGTGTACTGGCACAACATCGCCAAAGAG GCCTGCACAGCTGACAGTCTGGAGCTGCACAGTTATGGGATGTTGTTGCCATGCGGTGACCGTTTCCGTGGGGTGGAGTACGTCTGCTGTCCTGGAAGGGCAGGATCCAGTGGACGGGGAGAGACAGAGACTACAAACACTGTACAGGGAGAAACAACACCTTTCGTGTCCATGGCTGGAGAAAAAGTGCTCACCAG TGTGAAAACGATGCCACCCATTCCCAGTCCCTCTCCCGAGACCGACATCGAGGAAGATGAtatggaggaggaagaggaagaggtagTAGAGGAAGAagcagaggaagaagaagaagaggaggaaggcaATGATGAAGATCCAGCTGAGGCAGAGGAAACTGAAGAGGAGGAAGCCGCAACGAAGGTGAAGGACCAAGAAGACTATGAGTATCCCATTGACTCTCATTTCCAAGGCCAAGACTACATGGACAACTTCTACTACGACAAGAACCTCCAGTCTGCCAAAGCCTTCACCCAGCCTCAAACAAGGACGGACAGCC CGCCCACTCCTCGTCCTACAGATGGAGTGGATGTTTACTTCGAGATGCCGGGCGACGACAGTGAACATGCCAGCTTCCTACGTGCCAAGTTGGACCTGGAGGAACGGCGAATGAAACGCATCAATGAG ATCATGAAGGAGTGGGCAGAGGCAGACAACCAGTCAAAGAACCTGCCCAAGTCAGACCGCCAGGCACTGAACGAG CATTTCCAGTCTGTTTTACAGACCCTTGAGGAGCAGGTAGCGGGTGAGAGGCAGAGGCTGGTGGAGACGCACCTGGCCCGCGTTGTTGCCACCCTGAATAACAACCGTAGACTGGCTCTGGAGAGCTATCTGAGCGCTGTGCAGAGCGACCCTCCACAG CCGGACCGTGTTCTTCAGGCTCTGAAGCGTTATATGGCCGCAGAGCAGAAGGACAGACGACACACTCTACGTCATTACCAGCACATTGAGTCCGCCGACCCTCAGAAAGCTGAGCAGATGAAATTCCAG GTCTACACACACCTGCATGTGATCGAAGAGAGGATGAACCAGAGCCTGGCTCTGCTATACAAGGTCCCTGGCCTGGCTGAAAAACTTCACGATGAGATCC AGGAGTTAGTGAGAACAGAGAGGGGGGACATCAGCGAACTCATGACCACTTCCTTTTCTGAGACGCGCACCACTGAAGAGTTGCTTCCTGCCGAGAGTGAAGAGGAGCGAGATGATGAGGAGGAAGAAGACAGAGCTTTTCAGAATCGCCCCTACCCACCACGCATCG ACCCCCAGCCTaatgaaaaaaaag TTTCATCAGTGGATGAGTATGACTACACCACCTCTGAGAGAGGACCAACTTATGAATATGAGGAGAAG ATCAACACCTCTGTGGAGCTGAAACAGGTGGTCTACAAGTCTCCAGGAATCCAGAGAGATGAGCTG CAGCCGGATGTTTTGGAGACATTTAACCGTGGGGCAATGGTGGGGCTTCTAGTGGTCGCCGTGGCTATCGCTATGGTGATGGTCATCAGCTTGTTACTAATTCGCCGTAAGCCTTATGGAACCATCAGTCATGGCATAGTGGAG GTCGACCCCATGCTGACCCCCGAGGAGAGACAGCTGAATAAGATGCAGAATCACGGCTATGAAAACCCCACTTACAAATTCTTCGAGCAAATGAACTGA